The proteins below come from a single Gimesia alba genomic window:
- a CDS encoding protein kinase domain-containing protein: MNDIPDKDQRNDESSDDENLLNDQTQSDFEFDSEDHAPENDQTIISDQWESETISADGNEILEDSSSEDIYQTQNDSDSELGTADDFSLNDQTIVEDNASEDINATIVDPAAVDLERTITEEDHAEWAGAQTISESPEEERSESVNDQTLVLDESENASEIGATLVEDHNTPQDIDATIVSDDVPPELVATMNSAWGDGMATMPEGPEMTIKADDIPGEDLTNQTSLVIKKRDFSDKTKSEYLNNAEYELLEVLGQGGMGVVYTARQTSIDRQVAVKMLKAKTAKNRDQRHKFLAEAVVTGELDHPNIVPIYDVGSNNSGALYYSMKKVEGRPWLKTIRKNSLAENLNILMKVADAVAFAHSRSVVHRDLKPENVMLGEFGEVLVMDWGLAQSTSGFRKSSSIITTSSMGGTPAYMAPEMATGPVDKISPLSDVYLLGAILYEILTGRPPHTGKTAMKCLMAAAKNEIVPTEKKGELVDIAMKAMATQQKDRYPSVQALQKAIMEYQSHSESISLATRAHSDLKGAKASENYELFSRALFGFQEALSLWPENHAAQAGADKTTLSYASTAYTKGDFDLGLSLLNEKNPAHAELIEQIRSAQTERDARQQRLRTAKRVFVGMLATVLVVVTGAFFWIRAEADRALKAEELAETERDTAIEERKKADAARAEEAVARQKADEARVQEEIARNKAVESEKQAIVAKDVAEKAKMTAIAERDKAEKAKQAEEYEAYIARIGLAAAKIDENAFESAIQLLNGCPEKLRNWEWGRLMHLCSQSSRTFNAQAPVDALAVSHNGTQFVTGGKDGFARLWDRASGKMLAKFDHNKNPVLAVAFSPDGKTLATGSEDRTGFIKLWDLETHLQIQRTFENPKQKMPFDKGHTEGILSISYSKDGTKLLTSSYDKTARLWDVASGNQLRRFWGHNWWVWDANFSTDERRIVTASQDGTAVIWSVETGKQGAPFTGHQGPVYSAHFSPDANSTHVVTSGYDRRVLLWRPEDIVPYDFNKIVSGKKNEPPPFIAFDGHQESVQSAEFTPDGSMIISASHDNTVKLWDIETTKALKTFRGHDSWVQAATLLKDGKWILSASHDARLKLWNIADYEEIRTLKGRVLAQHVDAILDVSFSRDGTQLVTASRDKTAISWNVATGQPQIEFTEGHAFLASNAVFLPDQKRLATAAVDNSVRIWDIQTGTEHKRFEHTGRSAAIDVSSDSRFLLTGSDQKTVRIWNIETGKLIREMKGHRSEVSAVTFSPDLRFCASGDARGRCMLWEVATGKLLHRLEGHTRRISALKFLADGKTLLTASGDNTVGNWDLKTGKENREQILKHPDAILSMAVFADGKQAVTSCADGLVRIWDLTKPEVVQTIKPANGLINSVSISHDNKRLLTANVQQRVIQVWSVDTGKELLVPGKNGKLNPFLDFKKQGGMLWTAIFSPYHDSILTVGGRDARLWNGMTAKQIMAFHPHGVVASASFSPDGNWLVTGSWDNSAKIWNTKTGHAEKKLEQKHQGYVNTVRYSPDGKQILTASDDGTAKLWDANSGAVLLTLEQPGTHVKSAIFSPDGSQIVTASDDKTLVLWDAKTGQKKTTFKGHAWPVLEVAYSHDGKHLISGSEDNNAIIWDIATQKKTVLAGHTAPVASVVFSPDDSRAFTASEDGTAKLWDAETGKEILTLSSHTQGVTSVDFSPNGRYVATGSQDGQAILWLTVDWKNKDAAQMVISNR; encoded by the coding sequence GAGATTGGTGCAACTTTAGTTGAAGACCACAATACACCGCAGGATATAGACGCCACAATTGTCTCTGATGATGTCCCTCCGGAATTGGTGGCCACAATGAATTCGGCCTGGGGTGATGGCATGGCCACGATGCCTGAAGGCCCGGAGATGACCATCAAAGCCGATGATATTCCGGGTGAAGATCTGACAAACCAGACATCACTGGTCATTAAAAAACGAGACTTCAGTGATAAAACAAAGTCGGAATATTTAAATAATGCCGAGTACGAATTACTGGAAGTACTCGGTCAGGGTGGTATGGGCGTTGTCTATACCGCGCGACAGACGTCAATCGACCGGCAGGTTGCGGTCAAAATGCTGAAAGCCAAAACGGCCAAAAACCGTGATCAGAGACACAAATTTTTAGCAGAAGCAGTTGTCACGGGTGAATTAGATCATCCCAACATCGTTCCCATTTATGACGTGGGTAGCAACAATAGCGGCGCTCTGTACTACTCGATGAAAAAAGTCGAAGGCCGCCCCTGGCTGAAAACGATTCGTAAGAATTCGCTCGCCGAAAATCTCAATATTCTGATGAAAGTCGCCGACGCTGTTGCGTTCGCACACTCCCGCAGCGTTGTGCATCGCGATTTAAAACCAGAAAACGTGATGCTCGGTGAGTTCGGCGAAGTTCTGGTGATGGACTGGGGGCTGGCACAATCAACATCCGGATTTCGCAAGTCCAGCAGCATCATCACGACATCCAGCATGGGCGGGACACCTGCTTACATGGCTCCCGAAATGGCAACCGGGCCCGTCGATAAAATCTCGCCGCTCTCTGATGTGTACCTTTTAGGGGCGATCTTATACGAAATCCTCACAGGACGCCCACCACATACCGGTAAAACTGCCATGAAATGTCTGATGGCGGCGGCAAAGAATGAAATTGTTCCCACCGAGAAAAAAGGCGAACTCGTTGATATCGCTATGAAAGCGATGGCCACGCAACAAAAAGACCGCTACCCCAGCGTGCAGGCGTTGCAAAAAGCCATCATGGAGTACCAGTCTCATTCGGAAAGTATTTCACTCGCCACGAGAGCACATTCCGATTTAAAAGGAGCGAAAGCATCAGAAAATTACGAACTGTTTTCGCGTGCCTTATTTGGATTTCAGGAAGCACTGTCTCTCTGGCCCGAAAATCATGCAGCGCAAGCAGGCGCAGACAAAACGACATTGAGCTACGCCAGCACAGCATATACGAAAGGCGATTTTGATCTTGGCTTGTCCTTGTTGAACGAAAAGAATCCAGCACACGCGGAACTCATCGAACAGATCCGCTCAGCCCAGACAGAACGTGATGCACGACAACAACGGCTTCGCACTGCAAAACGGGTCTTTGTCGGTATGCTGGCAACCGTTTTGGTGGTCGTCACTGGAGCCTTCTTTTGGATTCGAGCTGAAGCAGATCGCGCCTTGAAAGCAGAGGAACTCGCGGAAACGGAACGCGACACTGCAATTGAGGAACGTAAGAAAGCCGATGCAGCACGGGCAGAAGAAGCAGTCGCGCGACAAAAAGCGGATGAAGCCCGCGTTCAGGAAGAAATTGCCCGCAATAAAGCAGTGGAATCTGAAAAACAGGCCATTGTTGCTAAGGATGTTGCAGAAAAGGCAAAAATGACGGCAATAGCAGAGAGGGATAAAGCAGAAAAAGCAAAACAGGCAGAAGAGTACGAAGCCTACATAGCCCGTATCGGTCTGGCTGCCGCTAAGATTGATGAAAATGCATTTGAAAGTGCCATTCAATTACTTAACGGCTGCCCTGAGAAACTCCGCAACTGGGAATGGGGACGTCTGATGCACCTTTGTTCGCAAAGTAGCAGGACATTCAATGCGCAGGCACCAGTTGATGCTCTGGCCGTTTCCCATAACGGAACTCAGTTCGTTACTGGTGGTAAAGACGGTTTCGCACGGCTCTGGGATCGGGCCAGCGGAAAAATGCTCGCCAAGTTTGATCACAACAAAAACCCGGTCTTAGCGGTTGCCTTCAGTCCCGATGGGAAAACTCTGGCGACAGGCAGTGAAGACCGAACAGGCTTTATCAAACTCTGGGACCTGGAAACACATTTACAAATCCAGCGTACCTTTGAGAACCCCAAACAAAAAATGCCGTTTGATAAAGGTCACACTGAAGGTATCTTGAGCATCAGCTATTCAAAAGATGGAACGAAACTGCTGACCAGCTCCTACGATAAAACGGCGCGACTCTGGGATGTTGCTTCGGGAAATCAGCTTAGACGTTTCTGGGGACATAACTGGTGGGTCTGGGATGCCAATTTCTCGACCGATGAACGCCGTATCGTTACCGCCAGCCAGGATGGAACCGCCGTCATCTGGTCCGTAGAAACGGGAAAACAGGGCGCCCCCTTCACCGGTCATCAGGGCCCCGTTTATTCCGCTCACTTTTCCCCCGACGCGAACAGCACGCATGTTGTGACCAGCGGTTATGATCGGAGAGTCTTGTTATGGAGACCGGAAGACATCGTTCCTTATGACTTTAATAAGATCGTTTCTGGCAAGAAAAATGAGCCCCCCCCGTTTATCGCTTTCGACGGACATCAGGAAAGTGTTCAATCCGCCGAATTCACGCCCGATGGTTCCATGATTATCTCTGCCAGCCACGATAACACTGTGAAGCTCTGGGATATCGAAACGACAAAAGCCCTGAAGACATTTCGAGGACATGATAGTTGGGTCCAGGCAGCGACACTGCTGAAGGATGGCAAATGGATCCTCTCAGCCAGCCATGATGCACGACTAAAATTATGGAACATCGCTGACTATGAAGAAATCCGGACCTTAAAAGGCAGAGTCCTCGCACAGCACGTCGACGCCATTTTGGATGTTTCGTTCTCGAGAGACGGCACACAACTGGTGACTGCCAGCCGTGACAAAACCGCTATTTCCTGGAATGTCGCAACCGGACAACCACAAATTGAATTCACGGAAGGCCATGCCTTCCTGGCATCGAATGCGGTCTTTTTACCCGACCAGAAACGTCTGGCAACGGCCGCCGTCGATAATTCCGTACGCATCTGGGACATTCAGACGGGGACTGAGCACAAGCGATTCGAACACACCGGCCGCAGCGCCGCAATTGACGTCTCATCTGACTCACGTTTCCTGCTGACAGGCAGCGATCAAAAAACTGTTCGCATTTGGAATATCGAGACAGGGAAATTGATTCGGGAAATGAAGGGGCACCGATCTGAAGTCAGTGCAGTCACCTTTTCTCCCGACCTGCGTTTCTGTGCCAGCGGAGATGCCCGGGGCCGATGTATGCTCTGGGAGGTCGCTACCGGCAAACTGCTGCATCGTCTCGAAGGTCATACTCGGCGAATTTCCGCTCTCAAATTTCTAGCCGATGGAAAAACGCTCCTCACTGCCAGCGGCGATAACACCGTCGGCAACTGGGATCTCAAAACCGGTAAAGAAAACCGGGAACAGATTTTAAAACATCCCGATGCCATTCTGTCGATGGCTGTCTTTGCGGACGGAAAACAGGCCGTCACCAGCTGTGCCGATGGCTTGGTCAGAATCTGGGACCTTACCAAACCGGAAGTCGTACAGACGATTAAACCGGCAAACGGATTGATTAATTCGGTCAGTATTTCGCACGACAATAAACGATTACTCACAGCCAATGTTCAACAGCGGGTGATTCAAGTCTGGTCTGTTGATACGGGAAAAGAGTTGCTGGTTCCCGGTAAAAACGGGAAGTTAAATCCATTTCTCGATTTCAAAAAACAAGGTGGCATGTTATGGACTGCTATTTTTTCGCCTTATCACGACTCGATCCTGACAGTCGGTGGCCGGGATGCCCGTCTCTGGAACGGGATGACCGCCAAGCAGATCATGGCTTTTCATCCACATGGCGTTGTCGCTTCCGCCTCGTTCTCACCTGACGGAAACTGGCTCGTCACTGGCAGCTGGGATAACTCCGCGAAAATCTGGAATACCAAAACAGGGCATGCTGAAAAGAAACTGGAACAAAAGCATCAAGGTTACGTGAATACCGTACGCTACTCTCCCGATGGGAAACAGATTCTGACTGCCAGCGATGACGGCACAGCGAAGCTCTGGGATGCCAACAGTGGCGCGGTGCTATTAACACTCGAACAGCCTGGTACTCATGTCAAAAGCGCGATCTTTTCCCCTGACGGCTCACAGATCGTAACCGCATCAGATGACAAAACACTCGTATTGTGGGATGCCAAAACCGGTCAGAAAAAGACCACGTTTAAAGGACATGCCTGGCCTGTTCTCGAAGTCGCCTATTCGCATGATGGCAAACATCTGATTTCCGGCTCTGAAGACAACAACGCCATCATCTGGGACATTGCCACTCAAAAGAAAACGGTTCTCGCCGGTCACACGGCACCTGTTGCTTCTGTCGTATTTTCTCCCGATGACAGCCGTGCATTCACAGCCAGTGAAGACGGTACGGCAAAACTCTGGGACGCAGAAACAGGAAAAGAAATCCTCACGCTTAGTAGCCACACGCAAGGGGTTACTTCAGTTGATTTCTCACCCAACGGTCGATACGTCGCAACCGGCAGTCAAGATGGGCAGGCGATTTTATGGCTCACTGTCGACTGGAAAAACAAGGACGCCGCGCAGATGGTGATCTCGAATCGTTAA
- a CDS encoding glycine zipper domain-containing protein has product MDCVSHKSLFSLLLLGLLQVGCSSMNHTEAGAANGAGLGAVTGAIIGSHSGNSGAGALIGAATGGLAGSLIGNAEDAREERDVAIAQANHERMARAAIKNSDVIQMSHSGVSDSVIMGAIRSQGGAFDLSPQTIISLKQQGISDPLIEFMQQHNFVSAAEPIVVKQRPTTVVTQPSVVYVTPRPRRRYVRPHTGIHGHFHF; this is encoded by the coding sequence ATGGACTGTGTGTCACATAAAAGTCTGTTTTCTCTGTTACTGCTTGGATTGCTCCAGGTGGGTTGTAGTTCGATGAACCATACCGAAGCGGGTGCAGCGAATGGGGCAGGCCTTGGTGCGGTGACTGGTGCGATTATTGGCAGTCATTCAGGGAATTCGGGAGCCGGTGCATTAATTGGAGCGGCAACCGGAGGACTGGCTGGAAGTCTGATTGGAAATGCCGAAGATGCACGTGAAGAACGCGACGTTGCCATTGCTCAGGCAAATCACGAACGGATGGCGCGGGCTGCAATTAAAAATAGTGATGTGATTCAAATGTCACATAGTGGTGTGAGTGATTCTGTGATTATGGGCGCCATTCGCAGCCAGGGTGGTGCGTTTGACCTGAGCCCGCAGACAATCATTTCACTTAAGCAGCAGGGAATCAGCGATCCCCTGATTGAATTTATGCAGCAGCATAATTTTGTCTCTGCCGCTGAACCGATTGTTGTGAAGCAGCGACCGACGACAGTGGTGACTCAGCCGTCAGTTGTTTATGTCACACCCCGTCCGCGGCGGCGTTATGTCCGGCCTCATACAGGTATCCATGGTCATTTTCACTTTTAA
- a CDS encoding antibiotic biosynthesis monooxygenase, which translates to MNELSTKLQESKGCMESINTDPVTMLVTAHPAPGNEDEWKQTLTSTIQASLKFPGHMGTTVLKQKSHSKPTYQIILRFDKQENLDNWKRSPEREHWVSRLHALEHCPPAVTHNTGLETWFEFSHHDDQHSMVHPPKYKMAIIVWIAVYVTIIPIINIIRPFTSELHFLIGSAITTTITVPLMTWVMIPALSWLLQNWLYPANADQSENNS; encoded by the coding sequence ATGAATGAACTATCTACAAAACTACAGGAAAGCAAAGGCTGCATGGAATCAATAAATACTGATCCGGTCACGATGCTGGTGACGGCCCATCCCGCTCCTGGAAACGAGGATGAATGGAAACAGACTCTAACCAGTACCATTCAGGCATCGCTCAAATTTCCCGGTCACATGGGAACGACTGTTCTTAAACAAAAGTCCCACTCAAAACCGACCTACCAGATTATCCTGCGTTTTGACAAACAGGAAAATCTTGATAACTGGAAGCGATCCCCCGAGCGCGAACACTGGGTGTCACGTTTGCACGCATTGGAACATTGCCCGCCAGCCGTGACCCACAACACAGGCCTGGAAACCTGGTTTGAATTTTCTCATCACGACGACCAGCATTCAATGGTGCATCCCCCAAAATACAAAATGGCAATCATTGTCTGGATTGCCGTCTATGTGACCATCATTCCCATCATCAATATCATACGCCCCTTCACGAGCGAACTGCACTTTCTGATTGGCAGCGCCATCACAACGACCATTACTGTCCCCCTCATGACTTGGGTTATGATTCCTGCTTTAAGCTGGTTGCTGCAAAACTGGCTTTACCCGGCGAATGCTGACCAATCTGAAAACAACAGTTAA
- a CDS encoding DUF1501 domain-containing protein — translation MSLQNLRCAGPVSRRSFLEMGSLALGGISLTDLLRHQAQAAESKSASKASTPDTSVILIWLQGGPSHIDMYDMKPEAPDNIRSPFAQIPTNVPGLDICEHMPQQAKIADKFTLIRSITHKWNGHQDGAQRFLTGYNPPRPAMNENVYPSMGAVVAKYREKMDYGVPNFVSSYNGGIQYAGSAYLGKAANPFVVSGDPNAANFQVKNISPPPELADSLDNRAALLKGLDNFRRELDQSGSMDSLDKFNKQALGLLTSEKVRSAFDISKEPDHIRDMYGRHTWGQRALLARRLVESGCSFVSMVMQRSGVGKSHNWDDHAVNWHIFKELELRLPIYDKAVSALIEDIYQRGLDKKVMVVIAGEFGRTPKINFNRGVGRGHYAKAQSVIVSGGGMKMGQVIGSTTDKAEEPKDRPLDPNDLLATIYHYLNIDPHHPYYDHAGRPTRILASGEPISELI, via the coding sequence ATGTCGCTGCAGAATCTTCGTTGTGCCGGTCCTGTTTCAAGACGGAGTTTTTTGGAGATGGGTTCCCTTGCCTTAGGCGGAATCAGCCTCACTGACCTGCTCAGACATCAAGCCCAGGCTGCAGAATCCAAGTCCGCTTCGAAAGCTTCAACTCCCGATACATCGGTAATCCTCATCTGGCTTCAAGGGGGGCCAAGTCATATCGATATGTACGATATGAAGCCCGAAGCCCCCGACAACATACGCAGTCCGTTTGCACAGATTCCAACCAATGTCCCCGGTTTGGATATCTGTGAGCATATGCCGCAACAGGCAAAGATTGCAGATAAATTCACTTTGATCCGCTCGATCACTCACAAGTGGAACGGGCATCAGGATGGTGCACAGCGATTCTTAACCGGCTACAATCCACCACGACCTGCGATGAATGAAAACGTATACCCTTCCATGGGAGCCGTCGTCGCCAAATACCGAGAAAAGATGGACTACGGCGTTCCTAATTTTGTCTCCAGTTACAATGGCGGCATTCAATACGCGGGCAGCGCGTATCTTGGGAAAGCCGCTAACCCGTTTGTTGTAAGCGGAGATCCAAACGCGGCGAATTTCCAGGTTAAAAATATTTCGCCCCCTCCCGAGCTGGCAGATTCGCTGGATAATCGCGCGGCCCTGTTAAAAGGCCTCGATAACTTCCGTCGCGAACTTGACCAGTCTGGTTCGATGGATTCCCTGGACAAGTTTAACAAACAGGCTTTGGGGCTATTAACCAGCGAAAAAGTCCGCAGCGCTTTTGATATTTCAAAAGAACCCGATCATATCAGAGACATGTATGGCCGACACACCTGGGGACAACGTGCTTTACTCGCACGCCGTCTGGTGGAATCCGGCTGCAGTTTCGTCTCGATGGTCATGCAGCGTTCCGGTGTTGGAAAGTCGCATAACTGGGACGATCATGCCGTGAACTGGCATATCTTTAAAGAACTGGAACTGCGTCTCCCCATCTATGACAAGGCCGTGAGTGCTCTGATCGAAGATATCTATCAACGTGGTCTCGATAAGAAAGTCATGGTCGTCATTGCCGGTGAATTCGGGCGCACTCCCAAAATCAACTTTAATCGAGGCGTTGGGCGAGGCCACTATGCCAAAGCCCAGTCGGTCATCGTATCGGGCGGTGGCATGAAAATGGGGCAGGTTATCGGTTCCACGACAGATAAAGCCGAAGAGCCCAAAGATCGTCCACTGGATCCGAATGATTTACTGGCAACCATCTATCATTACCTCAATATTGACCCACACCACCCCTACTACGATCACGCCGGTCGACCGACACGCATTCTTGCCTCCGGTGAACCGATCAGCGAACTGATTTAA